DNA sequence from the Acidobacteriota bacterium genome:
TCGATGTTTGGCCGTCGTTCGCAGTCCTCGTTGTGGTTTGATGCGGAGAGCCTCCAGGCCCATGTCCGGGTGCAGGAGGAACGTGGTAGCCGCAATCGCTACAAGCGCTATACGTTCTGTCAGGGTACCGTGGAGGCGGAGCGGGCGACGCCGAACGACGGGGAGGCCGACCTGCCTGTTGCGTCATGGACGCACCGCTACCCGCTCGTTCACGAGGTGCCGGCGGAACTCACAGCACCCCTGTCCGAGCCGTCGGCGCTTTTGCACCTGGTGGCACGCCTGGCGGCTCCTCAGGCCGAAGGCGGAGCGGCGAGCCGGACCGTCCCGGTGTTCTCCAACAGCCAGGTTCTGGCGGTCCGGATCGACCGACATCCGGAGACGATTCCGGCGATGCCCGGGTTCTCCGTCGCCGGCGGTCCGTCACCGGAGGAACTGACCCTCGCTCGCTTCACCCTGACCCCCCTGGCCATCGGTTCAGATGGACGGGTCGAGGACTTCGAGTTGCTCGGGCTGGAGGGTGAGATCGAGATCCTCGCGGCGAGAGAACTTCAACTGCCAGTGTCGATTAGCGGTAGGCTCCCGCCTGCGGGACGGGTGACCGTACGGTTGCGTCACGTCGAACTCCGCGAGAACCAGTAACCATGCAGAAGAAACCAGGGCGGCGTTCGTGACGGACGGCCCTTCCGACAGCGTCGATCGGGTTCGTGAGGAGTTCGTCCAGCTTTGGGGGGCGCTGGGGACCTTCTGGGGCGTTCCGCCGACGACGGCACGGGTCTTCGGCTGGCTGATGTCGCGCAGCGAACCCGCCGACGCCCAGGAGATCATGGCGGGTCTTGAACTGAGCCGCGGCGCGGTGTCGATGGCATGCCGGGAACTCCGGGAGTGGAAGCTGATCGCGCCTGAACGGGTGGCCGGGTCGCGTCGGGTCGTCTACCGCCCCGAGACCGACCTCGAACGCGTGCTGCGCAACGTCGTTCAGATCCGCAAACGACGCGAATGGGACCCGATCCGTGAGAACATGCGCGACTGGATTCCGGCGCTCGAGGCCGATCGCTCTCCCGAAACGACAGAGTTTCTCGAGCGTCTGCGCGCCATCGACACACTCATGGCGCGCGCGGATGCAATCGCGGAGTTCCTGCTGAAGGGCGGTACGGTGACGGACTTTGGACTGAAGGCGCTGCTGGGAGCCGGAGCGGTCGCCGCCCGGTTGGGCAACCTCGCCCTTTCACGGCTCGACTCGGCCACGCCGCCGGATCGAGTAGGGGACCTCGAGGCGGAGGAACAGGAGAGTTGACGGTGCTCCCCGATCACCGCAGCGGCATCGCCCTCGGCGATGAGGTCCTGGTGAGGCTGCGGGATCTGTGCCTCGACGGCGGTCTGAGCGACCTTGCCTCGACGATCGAGGATCTGGTCGGCTTCGTTCGTGACGACCTGGCGGTGGTCGAGGAGGACCTGGCCGCCCTGCCCTTGGGCGACACGCTCGTGGGGGATGCCGGAGTCGGTCTGGTTCACCTTGGCGGCAAGCGGCTGCGGCCGCTCTGTGTCCTCCTGGCGTCACGGGTCGGAGGGACCTCCGCGCCGGCCGTACATGATCTGGCGGTCGCCGCGGAACTCGTCCACAACGCGACTCTGCTCCACGACGATGTCGTCGACCACGCGGATCGCCGCCGGGGCCGGCCGACGGCGCGCGTCGAACTCGGAAATGCCGCGTCGATCTTCGCCGGCGACTATCTGCTGATCGAGGCGCTGCAGCGTGTCCAGCGAGCGGATGTGCCCGGCGTGATGGACGGTCTGCTCGCGACGATCGCCGAGATGATCCGGGCCGAGTCGCTCCAGTTGGAGAACCGTGGCCGACTCGATACGTCGGAGGAGCTCTACTTCGAGGTGGCCCGCGGCAAGTCCGCTGCTCTGTTCCGTTGGGCTCTGGGCGCCGGCGCGATGACGGGCGGGGCGTCACCTGAGGTCTGCGCCGCTCTCGAGGCCTACGGCGAGTCGGTCGGTGTGGCCTTCCAGTTGATCGACGACCTGCTTGATCTCGTGGGTCACCACAGCAACACCGGCAAAACGCTGTTCAGTGATCTGTCCGAAGGCAAGGTCACCTATCCTTTGATCACGGTACTCGAACGGGAGCCGGAACTGGTCGACACGATCCGCGCCATCGCCGACGATCACGGGGCGGGACCCCAGATCGGCGGATCCGGTTTCGGGCACGCGCAGACGAACGGCGACGGACCGGTCAACGGCGGTCCGACCAACGGCGACGGTGGCGCCGGAAGCGAGCTCTCGAGTCGGCAGGCGCGGGTGCTGAAGGCAATGGCCCGCCACGGCGTCGAGGGAATCTGCCGGGGCCTCGCTGCGACCCACGTCGATCAGGGAGTCGCGGCGCTTGCCGGAATCCCTGATGGGGAGGCCCGGCGGGCGCTGACGGCCGTGGCGTACGCGAGTGCGCTGCGGGAGCGGTAGGCGCTTCGCTGGGAAGATCCCGGAATGGTCCTGACCGAGGCAGAAAGAGTGCGTGGCGACGGCTCGGGCGCGATGTTCGATCGCATCGCTGCCCGCTATGACCTTCTGAACCGTCTCATCTCGCTGGGCTGGGACCGGCGCTGGCGGCGCATCGCGGCCGAAGCAGTGGCGCTGGACGGTGGGACTCGCCGGCCGCCCCGGGTGCTCGACGTTGCTTCCGGTACCGGAGATCTCGCGATCGAGATCGCCCGCCGGTACCCCGGCGCTGCCATTCACGGAATCGACGCGTCCCGCGGGATGACCGAGATCGGCCGCCGCAAGGTCGACCAGGCGGGGTTCGGGGATCGCATCACACTGGATGCGGGCGACGCCCTGGAGCTTCCCTTTGCCGACCACTCCTTCGACGCCGTGACCATCGCGTTCGGCATCCGGAACATTCCGGACCGGAGCCGCGCCTTGCGGGAGATGGCGCGCGTGACGCGGCCGGGAGGACGGGTGGCCATTCTCGAAGCGGGCGAGCCTTCCGCCGGCCTGACGGGGGCGCTGGCCCGCTTCCACATTCACGTGATCGTGCCGTTCGTCGGTGGGCTCCTGGCCGGCGCCGAGGAGTACCGCTACCTGGAGCGGTCGATTCGAGCCTTCCCTCCGGTCCCCGAGTTCGTTTGCACGATGGCGGCCGCCGGCCTCGAAGAGGTCGAGACGCGGAGCTTGACCTTCGGCGTCTGCAGTCTGTTTCTTGGCCGTCCGGCGGCGGCTTCGCCCCTGGGGGCGGACACGTGACGTCGCCCGCGACCGGGGCGCGGCTGGTTCCGCGGCCGCGAGTGCCTGGGGCCTCGCTACGGGCGGTGCGCGTCGATGCGCCGCGCGCCGCGCCCGAGGTGTTCTTGCAGTTGGCGGCACGGAGCTTCCGGGACTGCGAGCCCGTAGGTCATCTCTGGTCTCCGGCTGAGGGAATGCAGTGCGCCGGCTGGGGCGCGTCGCGTCGCTTCGAAGGCGCGATCGATCCTCTGGCGGAGGAGGCGTCCGGGTTGTGGAACGAACTGGCGGATGTCGATCCGCTCGCTCTTCGCCTCTATGGCGGCTTCGCCTTCGATCCGGGAGCCGATGGGCGGCGGAGCGCGAACGGTTCAGCCTGGGGCGACTTCGGCGCCGGCAGCTTCGTGCTGCCCCGAGTCGGCTATGTGGCGGAGGCGGAATCCGCGTACGTCTACGCGGTTCTGGACGGGACGGAGTTCGCGGCCATGCCCTCGTGGCGGCAACGGCTGCTCCGCCTCGCCGATGAACTCGACGCAGGGAATCAGCCCGCGAGCGGGGCCAACGGGAGCGTGGGAGCCGCGGGTGCCGGCGACGCCGCTCCGGACCTGCCGGCTCTACCCGAGATTCTGCGGAGCTTCGATCTGCCGGCGACCGAAGAGTGGATTCGGCGGGTCGAGGAGCTCCGCGGCGAAGTCAGCGACGGACGGCTGCAAAAGGTCGTGGCGGCTCGCATGGTGGAACTCGACCTCGGCCGGCCGTTCGGGATCCGTGATCTGGGGCGCATCGTGGAGCGTCTGCGGAGGCACATGCCTACGTGCACCTGTTTCTCGTTCCTGCGCGGGGGATCGATCTTCTTCGGCGCCACGCCGGAGCTCCTGGTCCGGCGACGCGGCCGGCGGATCGAGACGCTGGCCCTGGCGGGCTCGATCGCCAGCGACCCGTCTCCGGAGAAGCGCCGGGAGTTGAAACGGCGCCTGCTTGCAAGCGCGAAAGACCGGCTCGAGCACGACCTCGTGGTCCGCTACCTCGTCGAGCGGCTCGACCGGAGTTGCGGCGCCGCGGCCCCGCGGTCACTGCCGGGAGTGCGGGTCCTGAGGAACGTCCTCCACCTGGAGACGCCGATACGGGCCACGCTGGCGGAAGCAGCCGAACCCCCCCATGTGCTGCGGCTCGTGAGCGCTCTCCATCCGACTCCAGCCGTGGCCGGTCGTCCGACTGCCGGTGCCCTGGAGGCGATCCGCCGCTCCGAGGAGCGGGATCGGGGTTGGTACGCGGGGCCCGTGGGCTGGTTCGACGGTCGCGGCGACGGCGAGTTCTCGGTGGCGCTCCGCTCCTGTCTGGCGACCGGGCGAAAGGGGCTCCTCTACTCGGGCGCCGGCATCGTCGCGGACTCGGATCCGGACCGCGAACTGATCGAGACGAACCTCAAGCTCGACGCGATCCTGGGGGCATGGGACTGAGGCCCGGCGCGGCCGAGGTGCAGTTCCAGCGAGCGCGCCTTCTCGTCGGCGCTCTGGTTCAAGCGGGCGTCCGGCAGGTCGTCACCAGTCCCGGTTCGCGTTCGACGCCGCTTGTGCTGGCGGCGCTGGACCTGGCCGCCAGCACCGGCCGGACCGGCGGTCTCGAACTGAGAAGCGTTCTCGATGAGCGTGCGGCCGCCTTCTACGCGCTCGGGCAGGCCCGGGCCACAGGCATGCCGAGCGCCCTGATCTGTACTTCGGGTTCGGCGCCTGGCCACTACCTGCCCGCGATTCTGGAGGCGAAGGAGGCAGGGCTGCCGCTGATCGTCCTGACCGCCGACCGGCCGGTCGAACTGCTGGACTGTGGAGCGCAGCAGACAACCGATCAGACCAAGCTGTTCGGTTCGGCCGTCAGCGACTTCGCGGAGATCGACCTGGGCGGCCGGACCGACCGTTTGAGTCTGCGTGCGCTTCGTCGGACGGCCGTGCAGGCCGTGTTCCGCTCGCGCTGGCCTCAGGGGGGCGCTGTGCATCTCAACGTGCGGGCAAGAAAGCCCCTGGAGCGGCCGGAGGCCGGCGAGTGCGGCACGGTTACGGCCGCGGTGGACGAGTTGCTCGCGGAGCCGGTCGACGTGGGCCGACCGAGCGTCGCGCCTGACGCGGACGTTCTGAGCAGGGCGGTGCAACTCTGCCGTCGGTCGGAGCGTGGACTGATCGTCGCCGGTCCCCTGACCCTGCCGCCGCCGGTGGCTCGTGAAGCCGGCGCCGACGTCTTCGGCCTCGGGGAGCTTGCCCGCCGGACTGGCTTCCCGTTGCTCGCGGAGGCAACCAGCCAGAGCCGCTTCCTGGAAGGGAGCGCTGCCGGCGTGGCCTCCTGTCTTGCCGACTGCCTGGGTGCCGCCTGGGTGGCGAACGATGGGAGCGCGCTGCCGGTTCCGGACCTCATCCTGCAGGTCGGGGCGCCGCCGGTATCTTCCGGGACGCAGCGCCTCCTGGAAACCTGCGGTGCGCCGCAGGTTGTGGTCTCGGATGGAACGTGGACGGATCCGGCTGGACTGGGCTCGGTGTTTCTGCTGGGCGATGTCGGGACCACCGTCGCCAGCCTCTGTTCCGGCCTGAAGTCAAGTTCGCCCGCGGCGGCAGTGGAACCGTGGCGCCGGGAGGTGCTCACCCTCTGCGGTCGCTTTCAGGAAACGGTCGCGAACCTGGTCGCCGAGTCGGGACCAGGAGATTTCCACGACGGTGAAGTGACTCGCCAAACGGTAGCGGCGATGCCGTCGGGTGCGCTCCTGATGTTGGGAAACAGTTTGCCCGTCCGTCTCGTCGAGACTTGGGTAGGGCGACGCGGGCGTCGTCTCTGGGTCGCCAGTCAGCGCGGGCTTGGCGGGATCGACGGTCTCGTTGCGGGTTTCCTGGGATCGCTGTCGACCGGCGAGTTCCCCGCCGGCGTCCTGGTCGTCGGCGATGTCAGTCTCCTGCACGATCTCGACGGCCTGACAGCTGCCACCGAGTACGGGGATGACTCGGCGGCAGTGATCGTCGTGATCGACAACGGGGGCGGACGGATCTTCGAGCGGCTACCCATCGCCTCGACCGAGGCGTTCCAGGGCCCGGAGGGGCGGCACTGGCTCACTCCCCACCATGTCGACTTCTCGGGGCTGGCGCGGGCGTTCGGCCTGCCCTGCGCCCGTGTCGACACGACTCAGGCGCTGCAGCGCGAGCTCGCGGCGGCGATGGGCCGCCGCGGTGTTTCACTCGTGGTCGCCCGGACCGTACCCGGTGCGCTCGCTCAGGGTGAAGAAGCGTTGAGCCGGACGATGGCTTCGTCCCCCGGCCCCTGATGACGACGGCTGTTCTGATCCACGGATTCTCGGGCAGTCCTAAGAGCTGGCGCAGCGTCCGCGCCCGACTCGACGTGGCGAGCTGCGTGCCCGCCGTGTGCGGCCATGGCGGAGGACGCCCGACGGCTCCGACCGTACCTCCCGGCCCCTCCTTCGAGGCGGAAGTGGATCGGTTGGCGTCGGTGATCGGCAAGACAGCACCTGCTCCCCGCTATCTGGCCGGCT
Encoded proteins:
- a CDS encoding polyprenyl synthetase family protein; translated protein: MLPDHRSGIALGDEVLVRLRDLCLDGGLSDLASTIEDLVGFVRDDLAVVEEDLAALPLGDTLVGDAGVGLVHLGGKRLRPLCVLLASRVGGTSAPAVHDLAVAAELVHNATLLHDDVVDHADRRRGRPTARVELGNAASIFAGDYLLIEALQRVQRADVPGVMDGLLATIAEMIRAESLQLENRGRLDTSEELYFEVARGKSAALFRWALGAGAMTGGASPEVCAALEAYGESVGVAFQLIDDLLDLVGHHSNTGKTLFSDLSEGKVTYPLITVLEREPELVDTIRAIADDHGAGPQIGGSGFGHAQTNGDGPVNGGPTNGDGGAGSELSSRQARVLKAMARHGVEGICRGLAATHVDQGVAALAGIPDGEARRALTAVAYASALRER
- a CDS encoding ubiquinone/menaquinone biosynthesis methyltransferase, translated to MVLTEAERVRGDGSGAMFDRIAARYDLLNRLISLGWDRRWRRIAAEAVALDGGTRRPPRVLDVASGTGDLAIEIARRYPGAAIHGIDASRGMTEIGRRKVDQAGFGDRITLDAGDALELPFADHSFDAVTIAFGIRNIPDRSRALREMARVTRPGGRVAILEAGEPSAGLTGALARFHIHVIVPFVGGLLAGAEEYRYLERSIRAFPPVPEFVCTMAAAGLEEVETRSLTFGVCSLFLGRPAAASPLGADT
- a CDS encoding isochorismate synthase, with translation MQCAGWGASRRFEGAIDPLAEEASGLWNELADVDPLALRLYGGFAFDPGADGRRSANGSAWGDFGAGSFVLPRVGYVAEAESAYVYAVLDGTEFAAMPSWRQRLLRLADELDAGNQPASGANGSVGAAGAGDAAPDLPALPEILRSFDLPATEEWIRRVEELRGEVSDGRLQKVVAARMVELDLGRPFGIRDLGRIVERLRRHMPTCTCFSFLRGGSIFFGATPELLVRRRGRRIETLALAGSIASDPSPEKRRELKRRLLASAKDRLEHDLVVRYLVERLDRSCGAAAPRSLPGVRVLRNVLHLETPIRATLAEAAEPPHVLRLVSALHPTPAVAGRPTAGALEAIRRSEERDRGWYAGPVGWFDGRGDGEFSVALRSCLATGRKGLLYSGAGIVADSDPDRELIETNLKLDAILGAWD
- the menD gene encoding 2-succinyl-5-enolpyruvyl-6-hydroxy-3-cyclohexene-1-carboxylic-acid synthase — encoded protein: MGLRPGAAEVQFQRARLLVGALVQAGVRQVVTSPGSRSTPLVLAALDLAASTGRTGGLELRSVLDERAAAFYALGQARATGMPSALICTSGSAPGHYLPAILEAKEAGLPLIVLTADRPVELLDCGAQQTTDQTKLFGSAVSDFAEIDLGGRTDRLSLRALRRTAVQAVFRSRWPQGGAVHLNVRARKPLERPEAGECGTVTAAVDELLAEPVDVGRPSVAPDADVLSRAVQLCRRSERGLIVAGPLTLPPPVAREAGADVFGLGELARRTGFPLLAEATSQSRFLEGSAAGVASCLADCLGAAWVANDGSALPVPDLILQVGAPPVSSGTQRLLETCGAPQVVVSDGTWTDPAGLGSVFLLGDVGTTVASLCSGLKSSSPAAAVEPWRREVLTLCGRFQETVANLVAESGPGDFHDGEVTRQTVAAMPSGALLMLGNSLPVRLVETWVGRRGRRLWVASQRGLGGIDGLVAGFLGSLSTGEFPAGVLVVGDVSLLHDLDGLTAATEYGDDSAAVIVVIDNGGGRIFERLPIASTEAFQGPEGRHWLTPHHVDFSGLARAFGLPCARVDTTQALQRELAAAMGRRGVSLVVARTVPGALAQGEEALSRTMASSPGP